TTGGAAATAGAATCGTTACCGTACTTGTTGAATTATGGTAATTAAACAAGTTATCATATTGGCCTATTGGGTAAAGATTATAAAGTATACTGTgtaaatttccatttttaacTAAAGGTAAGAGCCAAGAAGGGAACTATTTAACCACAGTAAAGCATTCTGCACGACTTGTCGTCCGTGATACCTCTCGCGTTTACGTTCACGACGTGGATCACGGTCGTAACCGCCGCGGCGCCGCAACCACCACCGCAAGACATTAACTCGGTCCCAGTCTCCCAAACTCCacttttaaaaagaaaatatcaaaaaatTCTCCACAGACAAAAACGGACGCGTCTTTCCAGCCTGGATTTTGCCCCTCATTCCATTCATACCCGCTAGAAACCAAAGCATCGTCTCCACTGCACTCTACCCCCCCCTCCGGGGTCCCCTCTGAAAAGACGCAACTACCCCCCAATTGAAGAGTGAAAACCCATCGTCTCTCTATTCTCTCCTCTCCACCAGAGTAACAGCAGAGGAACAAATGCCACTGCCAGATCATCACCGCCGCCTCTCCACATTCATCCTCCTCGTCATCGCCGCCGCGTTACAATCCGCCGCCGTAGAGCTCCCAAAGTTCCGAGAAGCTCCGGCATTCCGGAATGGCCGCGGCTGCCCCCGGACGGCGTGGTCCCCACTCGACGCCCGGTCGCACAACCCCTCGATCATCCACATCGCCATGACCTTGGACTCCACCTACCTCCGCGGCTCCATCGCCGGCGTCTTCTCCGTCCTCCAGCACGCCACCTGTCCCGAGAACATCGTCTTCCACTTCATCGCCACGCGCCACCGCCGCGACGACCTCCGCCGCGTCATCACCGCCACCTTCCCCTACCTCCGGTTCCGCCTCTACCACTTCGACTGCAACCTCGTGAGGAACAAGATCTCCTACTCCGTCCGGCGCGCCCTCGACCAGCCGCTCAACTACGCGCGCATCTACCTCGCCGACCTCCTCCCCTCGGGCGTCCGCCGCATCATCTACTTCGACTCCGACCTCATCGTCGTCGACGACGTCGCCAAGCTCTGGCGCATCGACCTCGGCGCGCGAGTCCTCGGAGCGCCGGAGTACTGCCACGCCAACTTCACCAACTACTTCACCCCTAAATTCTGGTCAAACGCGGTGCTGGCGGCGGCGTTCTCGGGGCGGAGCGCGTGCTACTTCAACACGGGAGTGATGGTGATCGATCTGTTGAAGTGGAGGAAGGGGAGGTACACGGAGAAGCTGGAGCACTGGATGAGCGTCCAAA
This is a stretch of genomic DNA from Argentina anserina chromosome 4, drPotAnse1.1, whole genome shotgun sequence. It encodes these proteins:
- the LOC126792656 gene encoding probable galacturonosyltransferase-like 3 is translated as MPLPDHHRRLSTFILLVIAAALQSAAVELPKFREAPAFRNGRGCPRTAWSPLDARSHNPSIIHIAMTLDSTYLRGSIAGVFSVLQHATCPENIVFHFIATRHRRDDLRRVITATFPYLRFRLYHFDCNLVRNKISYSVRRALDQPLNYARIYLADLLPSGVRRIIYFDSDLIVVDDVAKLWRIDLGARVLGAPEYCHANFTNYFTPKFWSNAVLAAAFSGRSACYFNTGVMVIDLLKWRKGRYTEKLEHWMSVQKRHRIYELGSLPPFLLVFAGDVEGVEHRWNQHGLGGDNLEGLCRDLHPGPVSLLHWSGKGKPWLRLDSKRPCPLDSLWAPYDLFRHSSLFADS